A DNA window from Capsicum annuum cultivar UCD-10X-F1 unplaced genomic scaffold, UCD10Xv1.1 ctg5193, whole genome shotgun sequence contains the following coding sequences:
- the LOC124892915 gene encoding uncharacterized protein LOC124892915, with the protein MAQFHSREKFKMVTKPDDYLKLWWVYMGPDERKIIRTHVGHLSSLIEMDAWPEIIHVLTTFWDDQNMVFRFGDVELTPTIEEVLICYESIEICFKRKEKPDKNILVPAVWDRQTIKEAFLTDDDTWLGERDGENITFRELYHRFGRFNAFHKFGHKFESETKWKEMRAFAFAVGLLGTMVFPQGENGTIHPRVVTVAHALFFGVDYDYTKVFHNLAPMIVADIYQALGRFQVESRFFSRLQPYITMVDDEAFGKGFENGKYTIRGGKWPFLVLPGLRGTRPYNPGRVLRQFEIKQEAPQIDSMLRFFTEYNESESLLKDDMINGWRRRRWTEVTFHIEHDPEISNTYKEWLKKSLAGALIPGPNVPTGVVDVEFEHQIWLYRLQNEFQKSEIAHR; encoded by the exons atgGCTCAATTTCATTCCCgtgaaaagttcaagatggttaccaAACCCGACGATTACCTGAAATTGTGGTGGGTTTACATGGGTCCAGATGAGAGAAAAATTATTAGGACACACGTCGGGCACCTGTCTTCGTTGATCGAAATGGACGCTTGGCCTGAAATTATCCACGTGCTTAcgactttttgggatgatcagaatatggtGTTTCGCTTTGGGGATGTGGAATTGACTCCTACCATCGAAGAAGTGTTAATTTGCTATGAGAGTATTGAAATATGtttcaagagaaaggaaaaacctGATAAGAACATTTTAGTTCCTGCCGTGTGGGACCGTCAAACAATCAAAGAGGCATTTTTAACTGACGACGACACCTGGCTAGGGGAACGTGATggagaaaatatcacttttcgGGAGTTGTATCATCGGTTTGGAAGATTCAATGCCTTCcacaaatttggacataaatttgagtcTGAAACAAAATGGAAAGAGATGAGAGCCTTTGCGTTTGCGGTAGGTCTACtcggaaccatggtgttcccacagggggaaaatggcacaattcatccaagggttgttACGGTGGCCCATGCACTTTTCTTTGGAGTTGATTACGATTATACCAAGGTATTCCACAATTTAGCTCCCATGATTGTCGCCGACATATATCAAGCCTTGGGAAGGTTTCAAGTCGAAAGTCGTTTCTTTTCAAGGTTGCAAccttatattacaatggtggatgatgaagcATTTGGTAAAGGATTTGAGAACG GGAAATACACCATTCGAGGGGGCAAGTGGCCTTTCCTAGTGCTTCCCGGTCTCAGGGGGACCCGGCCCTACAATcctggcagagttcttaggcaattcgagatcaagcaggagGCACCACAAATAGATTCCATGCTTAGGTTTTTCACTGAATACAATGAAAGTGAGTCTCTACTAAAAGACGacatgataaatggatggagaagaagaaggtggaCAGAAGTGACTTTCCATATAGAGCATGACCCTGAAATCAGCAatacttacaaggagtggttgaaaaagagtCTTGCCGGAGCATTGATTCCGGGACCAAATGTGCCCACTGGGGTTGTGGATGTAGAATTCGAGCATCAAATTTGGCTCTACAGGCTACAAAATGAGTTCCAGAAAAGTGAAATCGCGCACCGGTAG